In the Loxodonta africana isolate mLoxAfr1 chromosome 1, mLoxAfr1.hap2, whole genome shotgun sequence genome, one interval contains:
- the CAMK2N2 gene encoding calcium/calmodulin-dependent protein kinase II inhibitor 2: MSEILPYSEDKMGRFGADPEASDLSFSCRLQDTNSFFAGNQAKRPPKLGQIGRAKRVVIEDDRIDDVLKGMGEKPPSGV; this comes from the exons ATGTCCGAGATCCTGCCCTATAGCGAGGACAAGATGGGCCGCTTCGGCGCCGATCCAGAGGCCTCCGACCTCTCCTTCAGCTGCCGCCTGCAGGACACCAACTCCTTCTTCGCGGGCAACCAGGCCAAACGACCCCCCAAGCTGGGCCAGATCGGCCGAGCCAAGCGAG TGGTGATCGAGGATGACCGGATAGACGACGTGCTGAAGGGGATGGGGGAGAAGCCACCGTCCGGAGTGTAG